A window of Candidatus Alcyoniella australis genomic DNA:
CATCTGTTGCAGCACCTCGGGGTCTGCGCTTTGCAGCGCCAGATGTACGTGGGGGCAGATCCGCGGATCGGCCAGCAGCTCGACCAGATGCTCGTCAATCTCGTGCGGGTCGAGGCTCGAGAGTCGCAACCGCGGCGGGTCGTCGCCCAAATCCAGAGCCAACAGCCGTTGCAGCAGACCGGCGAGATCCAGCGGCGGGTCCAGTCCGCGGCCGTAACGTCCCAGGTGGATTCCGACCAACACAACCTCGGGCGCGCCGCGTTGCGCAAGCTGCGTCAGCTCGGCCTGCACGTCGTCCGGCGGCAGGCTGCGCTCGACCCCGCGCGCATAGGGCACCACGCAGTAGGAACAGCGGTTGTCGCAACCGAGCTGCACCACCAGCGAGGGGCGAGTGCGGCTGGGCAGCAGCGGCCGGGGCAGAGGCTGCAGGGGAGCGGCGGTCTCGTCGAGCTGCCGTGGCTTGAGTCCGGTCAGCCAGTGCACCAGCTCGACCTTCTGTGTGGTGCTGAATAAAGCGTCGGCCTCGGGAAGCTCGTGGACGATCTTCGGGTTGACCTGCGGCACGCAGCCGACCAAGGCCACGCGCGCCGCGGGAAAGCGCCGCCTGGCGCGACGAACCAGCTTGCGGCAGTCCCGCTCCGCGTGGCCCGTGACCGCGCAGGAGTTGATTACCACCGCATCCGGGGTCCGCTGCCAATCACCGTCTACGCTTGCGCCCAGGCTGATTAGCAGCGCCTTGATCGCCTCGGAGTCAGCCTGATTGACCTTACAGCCGATGGTGGCCAGCAATACGCGCACGTTCAACGGATCGATTCGACGATCGTGCCGCCGCCGAGCACGATCTCGCCGCTGGGATCGTAGAACACCGCGGCCTGGCCCGGGGCCACGCCCTGGGTCGGCTCGTCAAAGCGCACCTCGCAGCCGCGCTCGTCAGGGAAGATGCGCGCCGCAGTCCCGTTGTGGCGCGAGCGCAGCTTGACCAGGGCCTGCGCGCCGGGTTCGACCTCGCGCAGCATTCGCGGTTGATCCGTGCGCAGACCGCGGCAGTCGAGTTCCTCGCGCGGCCCGACAAGCACTTCGGCGCTCTGGGGCCGGATCTGGATTACGTACAGCGGTTGGTCGGCGGCCACGCCGATGCCGCGGCGTTGACCCACGGTGAACAGGTGTACGCCGCGATGTTCGCCCAGCACCGTGCCCTGCGAATTTTTAATCAGACCCGGTCGCGCTTCTTCAGCGTTGAGCACCTGCCGATGATACGGATCGCCTTGGGCAAAGCAGATCTCCTGGCTCTCGGGCCGCGCCAAACGATCCACGCCGAATTGCGCGGCAAGGGCGCGTACCTCGACCTTGCTCATCGCGCCCAACGGCAGCCGCAGCCTGGGCAGCCAGTCCGGGTCGACGGCGTAGAGGAAGTACGATTGGTCCTTGTCCGGGTCCACTGCGCGCAGCAGCCGTCCGGCGCTGTCGATCCGCGCGTAGTGCCCGGTGGCGATCAAATTAATGCCCAGCTCGTCCGCGCGCTGGATCAGCGCCGCGAATTTGACTCGTGGATTGCACCACACGCAGGGGTTGGGCGTACGGCCCGCGATGTAGGCCTCGGCGAATGGCATACGCACCTGCTCGCGAAACAGCGAGCGCGCATCGTAGGTCTCGTGGGCCATGCCCAGCAGCCGCGCCTGCTCGGCCGCAGCCCGGGCGCACTGCTCGGCACCCGGATCGAACAGCAACAGCGTAAGTCCGACGACCTCGATTCCCTGGGATGCGAGCAATGCCGCGGCGACCGCGGAGTCAACACCGCCGCTCATTGCGATCAGGGCTTTGGTCAAGCCCGGATTATTCATAAGGCTTCTACTGCGGCGCACAATTCATCCGCAACTACTGCGTCATCCGGGACGATCCGTCCTCGACGTACCACAGCGGGTACGCCTGCGGATGATCGCCCCGTCTTCCTTGTATTTACGGCGCTTTGCACGCCTCGCTGACGAACCCTCATGGATAATCCGGGCTAGCGCTCTGCGCCTCCTGCTCGCGCTTGAGCACGCGCACCAGCGCGTCGACCACCTCGGGGATGAAGTGT
This region includes:
- a CDS encoding MiaB/RimO family radical SAM methylthiotransferase — encoded protein: MRVLLATIGCKVNQADSEAIKALLISLGASVDGDWQRTPDAVVINSCAVTGHAERDCRKLVRRARRRFPAARVALVGCVPQVNPKIVHELPEADALFSTTQKVELVHWLTGLKPRQLDETAAPLQPLPRPLLPSRTRPSLVVQLGCDNRCSYCVVPYARGVERSLPPDDVQAELTQLAQRGAPEVVLVGIHLGRYGRGLDPPLDLAGLLQRLLALDLGDDPPRLRLSSLDPHEIDEHLVELLADPRICPHVHLALQSADPEVLQQMRRPYGPQAIEGALELLRRIVPLTVGADVLVGFPGESQAAFERTLSACAQLELSYLHVFPFSARPGTAAYELEPLPPDVVRERAARMRELGERLRQSHLESSVGRTLELVVERLLPDGRAAGTTELYHPGITQQAMQDLRVGARLKLRAVGIEGRALVLTRAVAD
- the mnmA gene encoding tRNA 2-thiouridine(34) synthase MnmA, with the protein product MNNPGLTKALIAMSGGVDSAVAAALLASQGIEVVGLTLLLFDPGAEQCARAAAEQARLLGMAHETYDARSLFREQVRMPFAEAYIAGRTPNPCVWCNPRVKFAALIQRADELGINLIATGHYARIDSAGRLLRAVDPDKDQSYFLYAVDPDWLPRLRLPLGAMSKVEVRALAAQFGVDRLARPESQEICFAQGDPYHRQVLNAEEARPGLIKNSQGTVLGEHRGVHLFTVGQRRGIGVAADQPLYVIQIRPQSAEVLVGPREELDCRGLRTDQPRMLREVEPGAQALVKLRSRHNGTAARIFPDERGCEVRFDEPTQGVAPGQAAVFYDPSGEIVLGGGTIVESIR